A region from the Tahibacter amnicola genome encodes:
- a CDS encoding pyridoxal-phosphate dependent enzyme, whose translation MTIHQSVLELIGRTPMVKAQNLDTGCCELFLKLESMNPGGSIKDRIGLSMIEAAEREGRIKPGDTLVEGTAGNTGIGLALVAQQKGYRLVLVVPDKMSREKIFNLKAMGAEVILTRSDVAKGHPQYYQDMAERLAKETPGAYFINQFGNPNNPLAHETTTGPEIIEQMDGRLDAIVFGCGSSGTMTGLSRYFASAAPNVEFILADPVGSILTQYINEGTLSTKSASWLVEGIGEDFLPPISDFTRVKKAYGISDKESFLTGRDVLRKEGILVGSSSGTLIAAALRYCREQTTPKRVVVFVCDTGNKYLSKMYNDYWMLDNGFLEREQRGDLRDLIMRPYSQHDTVVIGPNDPLTMAYQRMKLYEISQLPVMDGEKIVGIVDESDVLMHVHADESRFRDPVSTAMVSKLDVLDVHAPIESLLPVFDRGHVAIVMDGEKFLGLITRIDLLNYLRRRVQ comes from the coding sequence ATGACCATCCATCAAAGCGTGCTGGAACTCATCGGACGTACCCCGATGGTGAAAGCGCAGAACCTCGATACCGGTTGCTGCGAACTGTTTCTCAAGCTGGAAAGCATGAACCCGGGCGGGTCCATCAAGGACCGCATCGGCCTTTCGATGATCGAGGCCGCCGAGCGCGAAGGGCGCATCAAGCCGGGAGACACCCTGGTCGAAGGCACCGCCGGCAACACCGGCATCGGCCTGGCGCTGGTGGCGCAGCAGAAGGGCTACCGGCTGGTCCTGGTGGTTCCCGACAAGATGAGCCGCGAGAAGATCTTCAACCTCAAGGCGATGGGCGCCGAGGTGATCCTGACCCGCTCGGACGTTGCCAAGGGCCACCCCCAGTACTACCAGGACATGGCCGAGCGCCTGGCGAAAGAGACCCCCGGCGCGTACTTCATCAACCAGTTCGGCAATCCGAACAACCCGCTCGCCCACGAAACCACGACCGGCCCCGAAATCATCGAACAGATGGATGGCCGCCTCGACGCCATCGTGTTCGGCTGCGGCTCGTCCGGCACCATGACGGGGCTTTCGCGCTACTTCGCCAGCGCGGCGCCGAACGTCGAGTTCATCCTGGCCGACCCGGTCGGCTCCATCCTCACCCAGTACATCAACGAAGGTACGCTTTCGACCAAGAGCGCCTCGTGGCTGGTGGAGGGGATCGGCGAAGACTTCCTCCCGCCGATCAGCGACTTCACCCGGGTCAAGAAGGCCTACGGCATCAGCGACAAGGAGAGCTTCCTCACCGGTCGCGATGTGCTCCGGAAGGAAGGCATCCTGGTCGGCTCCTCCAGCGGCACCCTGATCGCCGCGGCGCTGCGCTATTGCCGCGAGCAGACCACGCCCAAGCGCGTGGTGGTGTTTGTCTGCGACACCGGCAACAAGTACCTGTCGAAGATGTACAACGACTACTGGATGCTCGACAACGGCTTCCTGGAGCGGGAACAGCGCGGCGACCTGCGAGACCTGATCATGCGGCCCTATTCCCAGCACGATACCGTCGTGATCGGGCCGAATGATCCGCTCACCATGGCCTACCAGCGCATGAAGTTGTACGAGATTTCGCAGTTGCCGGTCATGGATGGTGAGAAAATCGTCGGGATCGTCGACGAATCGGACGTGCTGATGCACGTGCACGCCGATGAAAGCCGTTTCCGCGATCCCGTTTCCACGGCCATGGTTTCCAAGCTGGATGTGCTCGACGTCCACGCACCGATCGAATCCCTGTTGCCGGTTTTCGACCGTGGCCACGTTGCCATCGTGATGGACGGGGAGAAATTCCTCGGGCTGATCACGCGGATCGACCTGCTGAATTATCTGCGGCGGCGCGTGCAGTGA
- the maiA gene encoding maleylacetoacetate isomerase, whose translation MSAEGLRLYSYWRSSAAYRVRIALNLKGLAHEIIPVNLAADGGEQHSAEYHAVNPQELVPVLRDGGRIIRQSMAIIEYLDETYDGELKLLPTPARDRARVRGLAQLICCDIHPINNLRVLQYLEREFNTPQVERERWVRHWIAEGFRAFEALLTENPATGLFCEGDDPSLADVCLVPQVYNARRWGLDLDAFPTIQRIDAECLKQSAFELARPENQPDAPKS comes from the coding sequence ATGTCGGCCGAAGGCTTGCGGCTCTACAGCTACTGGCGATCCAGTGCTGCCTATCGGGTGCGTATCGCCCTCAACCTCAAGGGGCTGGCGCACGAGATCATCCCCGTGAACCTCGCCGCTGATGGTGGTGAACAGCACAGCGCCGAGTACCACGCGGTCAATCCGCAGGAGCTGGTGCCGGTACTGCGCGACGGCGGCCGCATCATCCGCCAGTCCATGGCGATCATCGAATACCTGGACGAAACCTACGACGGCGAGCTGAAGCTCCTGCCGACACCGGCGCGGGACCGGGCCCGTGTCCGTGGCCTGGCCCAGCTCATCTGCTGCGATATCCACCCGATCAACAACCTGCGCGTGCTCCAGTATCTGGAGCGCGAATTCAACACCCCGCAGGTCGAGCGGGAGCGCTGGGTGCGCCACTGGATCGCCGAAGGGTTCCGCGCGTTCGAGGCCCTGCTGACGGAAAATCCGGCCACCGGACTCTTCTGCGAAGGCGACGATCCCAGCCTGGCGGACGTCTGTCTCGTTCCACAGGTATACAACGCGCGTCGCTGGGGGCTGGATCTGGACGCCTTCCCCACCATCCAGCGCATTGATGCCGAGTGCCTGAAGCAGTCGGCGTTCGAACTGGCCCGGCCGGAAAACCAGCCGGACGCGCCAAAGAGCTGA
- a CDS encoding DUF4398 domain-containing protein yields the protein MTEITLAAQALEIATEAGAATYAPLELRYAAEQLEQARQALGRDDEKQARQLLEESAVNSDLALAKSRLGRTREAVQAKLVEVTRLRSELGLPAEPAQ from the coding sequence GTGACCGAGATCACACTCGCTGCGCAGGCCCTGGAAATCGCCACAGAAGCCGGTGCCGCCACATATGCGCCTTTGGAACTTCGTTACGCGGCCGAACAGTTGGAGCAGGCACGCCAGGCGCTGGGGCGCGACGACGAAAAGCAGGCCCGGCAGCTGCTGGAGGAATCGGCCGTCAATAGCGACCTGGCGCTGGCCAAGTCGCGCCTGGGCAGAACGCGCGAGGCGGTGCAGGCCAAGCTGGTGGAAGTGACGCGATTGCGTAGCGAGCTCGGGCTGCCGGCGGAGCCCGCGCAATGA
- a CDS encoding phytanoyl-CoA dioxygenase family protein — protein sequence MDTFSPVSMEPPVDLRKMRVFRAEAFPASPNTPWLDRPDYEAQIQARLANGTLTAEQAEWCRKWARDGYLIIPGMFSTDELDGAWSEYEARIAAGELVPLEDHAISVQNPLPGRVLNPHFKVPGFNAILRNRRAEEIVSVLLGAKALPFQTIAGHKGSEQLAHSDSIHMTTYPQGYLVANWIAMQDIAPDSGPLVYYPGSHRLPYAYSRECGITLEEGRKGYEAYHAKYEPHVEATIRDNALDAHYFHAKKGDVLFWHANLLHGGSRIKDPLSSRRALVCHYFAEGCLCYHDYTGSPSHLVRLPMLDAEDFDAASYLSFNPDVAAAGVDAYQHYVNHGYNEGRRVR from the coding sequence GTGGACACGTTTTCCCCTGTTTCGATGGAACCGCCGGTTGATTTGCGCAAGATGCGCGTGTTTCGCGCGGAGGCGTTTCCGGCATCACCCAACACGCCGTGGCTGGACCGGCCGGATTACGAAGCGCAGATCCAGGCGCGCCTTGCCAACGGCACCCTGACGGCCGAACAGGCCGAGTGGTGCCGCAAGTGGGCGCGGGACGGCTACCTGATCATTCCCGGGATGTTTTCGACGGATGAGCTGGATGGGGCGTGGTCCGAGTACGAGGCGCGCATCGCCGCAGGTGAACTCGTGCCACTCGAGGACCACGCCATCAGCGTGCAGAACCCCTTGCCCGGGCGTGTCCTCAATCCGCACTTCAAGGTTCCCGGTTTCAACGCCATCCTGCGCAACCGGCGCGCCGAAGAGATCGTCAGCGTCCTTCTCGGTGCGAAAGCGTTGCCGTTCCAGACGATCGCCGGCCACAAGGGTAGCGAACAGCTGGCGCACTCGGATTCGATCCACATGACGACCTATCCCCAGGGCTATCTCGTCGCCAACTGGATCGCGATGCAGGACATCGCGCCGGACTCGGGCCCCCTGGTCTACTACCCGGGCAGCCACCGCCTGCCGTACGCCTACTCGCGCGAATGCGGCATCACGCTGGAGGAAGGCCGCAAGGGCTACGAGGCGTACCACGCCAAGTACGAGCCGCATGTCGAAGCGACGATTCGCGACAACGCCCTGGACGCTCACTATTTCCACGCGAAAAAAGGCGATGTCCTGTTCTGGCACGCCAACCTGCTGCACGGCGGCTCGCGCATCAAGGACCCCTTGTCTTCGCGACGGGCGCTGGTCTGCCACTACTTCGCCGAAGGCTGCCTCTGCTACCACGACTACACCGGCAGTCCCAGCCACCTGGTACGCCTGCCGATGCTCGACGCCGAAGACTTCGACGCGGCGAGCTACCTGAGCTTCAACCCCGACGTGGCCGCCGCGGGCGTCGACGCGTACCAGCACTACGTCAACCACGGATACAACGAAGGACGCCGCGTGCGATGA
- a CDS encoding cystathionine gamma-synthase codes for MSNKNNLGLGTRAIHAGQSPDPSTGAVMVPIYATSTYAQSSPGVHQGYEYSRSHNPTRFAYERCVADLEGGTRGYAFASGLAATSTVLDILDSGSHVICMDDVYGGTYRLFERVRRRSAGLDFSFVDLNDRAALEAAVRPETRLIWIETPTNPLLKIVDIAAIAEFARKRGILVGVDNTFATPMLQRPLELGAHLVMHSATKYLNGHSDIVGGMIVVGDDTELADKMTFLQNAVGGVQGPFDSFLALRGLKTLHLRMKAHCASAMELAGWLERHPKVEKVIYPGLESHPHHALAKQQMHGFGGMVSVYVKGGLDGARRMMERCHLFAVAESLGGVESLINHPAIMTHASVPAENRARLGIHDNLVRLSVGVEDVADLRAELDAALAAA; via the coding sequence ATGAGCAACAAGAACAACCTCGGTCTGGGTACGCGTGCCATCCATGCCGGCCAGTCGCCGGATCCGTCGACCGGCGCCGTGATGGTGCCGATCTACGCCACGTCTACCTATGCGCAGTCCAGTCCTGGCGTCCACCAGGGCTATGAGTATTCGCGTTCCCACAATCCGACCCGCTTCGCCTACGAGCGCTGCGTGGCAGACCTTGAAGGCGGTACGCGCGGCTATGCCTTCGCCTCCGGTCTGGCGGCGACATCGACGGTGCTCGACATCCTTGATTCGGGCAGCCATGTCATCTGCATGGACGATGTCTACGGCGGTACCTATCGTCTGTTCGAGCGGGTGCGCCGCCGCTCGGCCGGTCTGGATTTCAGCTTCGTCGACCTCAACGATCGCGCTGCCCTCGAAGCCGCGGTCCGGCCGGAAACGCGCCTGATCTGGATCGAAACGCCCACTAATCCACTTCTGAAAATCGTGGATATCGCGGCGATTGCGGAGTTTGCGCGCAAACGCGGCATCCTGGTCGGTGTCGACAACACCTTCGCCACGCCGATGCTGCAGCGGCCGCTGGAGCTGGGTGCGCACCTGGTCATGCACTCGGCCACCAAGTACCTCAATGGCCATTCCGACATCGTCGGCGGCATGATCGTGGTGGGGGACGATACCGAACTGGCCGACAAGATGACCTTCCTGCAGAACGCCGTGGGTGGCGTGCAGGGGCCGTTCGACAGTTTCCTGGCACTGCGTGGCCTGAAGACCTTGCACCTGCGCATGAAGGCGCATTGCGCCAGCGCGATGGAACTGGCCGGCTGGCTCGAGCGGCATCCGAAGGTCGAGAAGGTGATCTATCCGGGGCTTGAAAGCCACCCGCACCATGCGCTCGCCAAGCAGCAGATGCACGGGTTTGGCGGAATGGTCAGCGTCTACGTGAAGGGCGGCCTGGACGGCGCGCGCCGCATGATGGAGCGTTGCCATCTCTTCGCCGTCGCCGAATCCCTCGGTGGCGTCGAGAGCCTGATCAATCACCCGGCCATCATGACGCACGCCTCGGTACCGGCGGAAAACCGTGCGCGCCTGGGCATTCATGACAATCTCGTTCGCCTGTCCGTCGGCGTGGAAGACGTTGCCGACCTTCGCGCCGAACTGGACGCGGCGCTGGCCGCGGCGTGA
- a CDS encoding PilT/PilU family type 4a pilus ATPase — MDIGYFLKLMTEKGASDMFLTTGAPVNIKVEGKLYPLGNTGLPGGMVKKIAYSLMDEGQVPQFERDLELNMAIAVKDAGRFRINVFKQRGEIGMVIRAIKSEIPTVDALKLPQIFKDIIMEPRGLILVVGATGSGKSTTLAAMIDHRNASRSGHILTIEDPIEYLHRHKKSIVNQREVGLDTHSYHEALKNAMREAPDVIMIGEIRDVETMEAAIAFSETGHLCLATLHSNNADQTIERILNFFPESAHKNILMNLALNLKAVISQRLVIGKDGRRVPAVEILINTPHIRDLMRRGQVHEIKEAMDRSLQEGMQTFDQALYRLYKEGKVELEEALAKADSRDGLALKIRLAEGGGDNPAAEHDPFNMSAF, encoded by the coding sequence ATGGATATCGGCTATTTCCTCAAGCTCATGACCGAAAAGGGCGCGTCGGACATGTTCCTGACGACCGGCGCTCCCGTGAACATCAAGGTCGAGGGCAAACTCTACCCGCTGGGCAATACCGGCCTTCCCGGCGGCATGGTGAAAAAGATCGCCTATTCGCTGATGGACGAAGGCCAGGTGCCGCAGTTCGAGCGCGACCTGGAGCTGAACATGGCCATTGCCGTCAAGGACGCCGGCCGCTTCCGCATCAACGTGTTCAAGCAGCGCGGCGAAATCGGCATGGTGATCCGCGCGATCAAGAGCGAGATCCCCACGGTCGACGCCCTGAAGCTGCCGCAGATCTTCAAGGACATCATCATGGAGCCGCGTGGCCTGATCCTCGTGGTCGGCGCGACGGGCTCGGGCAAGTCCACCACGCTGGCGGCCATGATCGATCACCGCAATGCCAGCCGCTCGGGTCATATCCTCACCATTGAAGACCCGATCGAATACCTGCACCGGCACAAGAAATCCATCGTCAATCAGCGCGAAGTGGGCCTTGACACCCACAGCTACCACGAAGCGCTCAAGAACGCGATGCGCGAAGCGCCGGACGTCATCATGATCGGCGAGATCCGTGACGTGGAAACCATGGAAGCGGCGATCGCCTTCTCCGAGACAGGCCACCTGTGCCTGGCGACGCTCCACTCCAACAACGCCGACCAGACCATCGAGCGCATCCTGAACTTCTTCCCGGAGTCCGCGCACAAGAACATCCTGATGAACCTGGCGCTGAACCTCAAGGCGGTGATTTCGCAGCGCCTGGTCATCGGCAAGGACGGCCGCCGCGTGCCCGCGGTGGAGATCCTGATCAACACGCCGCACATCCGCGACCTCATGCGCCGCGGCCAGGTTCACGAAATCAAGGAGGCGATGGATCGAAGCCTGCAGGAAGGCATGCAGACGTTCGACCAGGCACTGTACCGGCTCTACAAGGAAGGCAAGGTCGAGCTCGAGGAAGCGCTGGCGAAAGCCGATTCGCGCGACGGCCTGGCGCTCAAGATCCGCCTCGCCGAAGGCGGCGGCGACAATCCGGCCGCCGAACACGACCCCTTCAACATGTCGGCTTTTTGA
- a CDS encoding OmpA family protein: protein MTATRPYLARLARRLWRCGAVASVILAVACGSAPRRDLEFDRLHASLTALSADASLGRYALAERTLAEAAVRRLDASHINAEDHAHLAYLAERRVDVAYIAAQTAREAERLAALEREYSQMLLEASRRETAAVRAELDRQRRLELERAEEASRQPPPAAPSAPASAAPLTAASPSLDPDLLRRLTTLTPQSTPGGLQFTLEDLVFDPGTAILRPEAAAGIGRIYEQLARSTGAVRIEGFTDASGTADANLLLSQRRAEAVRAALVALGLSPGRVSVFGRGRNRRSHPTTMPPGVRSTGVSWSPSPSRSNRPFCNRNQLTQKAIRAWFA, encoded by the coding sequence ATGACGGCGACCCGGCCATACCTGGCTCGTCTTGCACGGCGCCTGTGGCGCTGCGGTGCCGTGGCCAGCGTCATCCTGGCGGTGGCCTGCGGCTCGGCGCCGCGGCGCGACCTGGAATTCGATCGCCTCCATGCCAGTCTCACCGCGCTATCCGCCGATGCGTCGCTGGGGCGTTACGCCCTGGCCGAGCGTACGCTGGCAGAGGCCGCCGTGCGCCGCCTCGACGCCAGTCACATCAATGCCGAAGACCACGCCCACCTGGCCTACCTGGCCGAGCGGCGCGTGGATGTGGCCTATATCGCGGCGCAGACCGCGCGCGAGGCCGAGCGGCTGGCCGCCCTGGAGCGCGAATACAGCCAGATGCTGCTGGAAGCCAGCCGCCGCGAGACGGCCGCCGTGCGCGCCGAGCTGGACCGGCAGCGCCGGCTCGAGCTGGAGCGCGCCGAGGAAGCCTCGCGCCAGCCGCCGCCAGCCGCGCCGTCTGCACCGGCGTCGGCCGCACCCCTGACGGCCGCATCGCCCAGTCTTGACCCCGACCTCCTGCGCCGGCTGACGACGCTGACACCGCAGTCGACGCCAGGCGGCCTCCAGTTCACGCTGGAAGATCTCGTCTTCGATCCGGGTACGGCCATCCTGCGCCCCGAGGCCGCTGCCGGCATCGGGCGGATCTACGAGCAGCTGGCGCGCTCCACAGGAGCGGTGCGCATCGAAGGCTTCACCGACGCCAGCGGCACGGCCGATGCCAACCTGCTCCTTTCCCAGCGGCGGGCAGAGGCGGTCCGCGCCGCCCTGGTGGCGCTGGGGCTGTCGCCGGGCCGCGTCTCAGTGTTCGGCCGGGGGAGGAATCGCCGGTCGCATCCAACGACGATGCCACCGGGCGTGCGCTCAACCGGCGTGTCGTGGTCACCCTCTCCGAGCCGGTCGAATAGACCATTTTGCAATCGTAACCAATTGACACAAAAGGCGATTCGCGCCTGGTTTGCGTAG
- a CDS encoding fumarylacetoacetate hydrolase family protein has product MKLATLKQGGRDGTLIVVSRDLSHAMVATGIAMTLQQALEDWSVVAPRLNALYEQLNTAVEAIHAGSDDPVRVGGTTDYAAGVFAVDFAQLAAPLPRAYEFVDGSAYLPHVERVRRARNAEVPASFYVDPLMYQATSAGFYGPRDPVIVPSEDYGIDLEAEIVVITDDVPMAVTPAQAAEHIQLVGLVNDVSLRNLIPDELAKGFGFLQSKPRSALSPVFVTPDELGDAWADSKLSLPLVTHKNGEWMGAPEAGVDMQFNFAQLIAHAARTRPLSAGTIVGSGTIANQDTSTGASCLAEQRVVETLRDGKPSTPFMRFGDVIRIEMFDRQGRSIFGAIEQKMTPLG; this is encoded by the coding sequence ATGAAATTGGCAACGCTCAAGCAAGGTGGCCGCGACGGAACGCTGATCGTGGTGAGTCGTGACCTGTCGCACGCGATGGTGGCAACCGGTATTGCCATGACCCTTCAGCAGGCGCTGGAAGACTGGAGTGTCGTCGCACCACGCCTGAACGCCTTGTATGAGCAGCTCAATACTGCGGTTGAAGCGATCCATGCCGGCAGCGACGATCCGGTTCGCGTGGGCGGCACCACCGACTATGCAGCGGGGGTCTTTGCCGTCGACTTCGCGCAATTGGCCGCGCCGTTGCCGCGCGCCTACGAGTTTGTCGACGGCAGTGCCTACCTGCCGCATGTCGAACGCGTGCGGCGCGCGCGTAACGCCGAAGTGCCGGCATCGTTCTATGTCGATCCGCTGATGTACCAGGCCACCAGTGCCGGCTTCTACGGCCCCCGCGATCCGGTCATCGTGCCCAGTGAAGACTACGGCATTGACCTGGAAGCCGAAATCGTCGTCATCACCGACGATGTTCCCATGGCTGTCACGCCGGCCCAGGCTGCCGAGCACATTCAGCTGGTCGGACTGGTCAACGACGTCAGCCTGCGCAACCTGATTCCCGATGAGCTGGCCAAGGGCTTCGGCTTTTTGCAATCCAAGCCGCGCTCGGCCCTGTCCCCGGTGTTCGTCACGCCGGACGAGCTGGGCGACGCCTGGGCCGACAGCAAGCTGAGCCTGCCACTGGTGACGCACAAGAACGGCGAATGGATGGGCGCGCCGGAAGCCGGCGTCGACATGCAGTTCAATTTCGCCCAGCTGATCGCGCATGCGGCCAGGACGCGTCCACTCAGTGCCGGCACGATCGTGGGGTCGGGCACGATCGCCAATCAGGACACCTCGACCGGGGCCTCCTGCCTGGCGGAGCAGCGCGTCGTCGAGACCCTGCGGGACGGCAAGCCCAGCACCCCTTTCATGCGCTTTGGCGACGTGATCCGCATCGAGATGTTCGATCGCCAGGGGCGGTCCATCTTCGGTGCTATCGAACAGAAGATGACGCCGCTGGGCTGA
- the hmgA gene encoding homogentisate 1,2-dioxygenase, which translates to MTKLDILPDASLRDRYQSGFGNEFATEALPGALPGGRNSPQRAPYGLYAEQISGTAFTAPRHANRRSWLYRIRPAALHRPFEVLDGGAFHDRFDEVPPSPNQLRWDPQPIPTTPTDFIQGLSSIAGNGGAAAQQGIGIHRYAANRSMVDRYFYSADGELLFVPQLGSLRLATELGVLDVQPQEIAVIPRGIRFRVELLDDAARGYLCENFGAALRLPDLGPIGSNGLANPRDFLTPVAAFEDREGDFELIAKFQGGLWRAAIGHSPLDVVAWHGNHAPYKYDLRLFNTIGSISYDHPDPSIFTVLTSPSDTPGTANLDFVIFPPRWLVAEDTFRPPWFHRNIASEFMGLVHGAYDAKAGGFVPGGASLHNCMSGHGPDAASFDKATHADVTQPDHIVDTMAFMFETRAVIRPTRQALMSPQLQRDYADCWQGLKKHFNPGAR; encoded by the coding sequence GTGACCAAGCTCGACATTCTGCCGGACGCCTCCTTGCGCGACCGCTACCAATCTGGATTCGGCAACGAATTCGCCACCGAGGCGCTGCCCGGCGCACTGCCGGGCGGCCGCAACTCACCGCAGCGAGCGCCGTACGGGCTCTACGCCGAGCAGATCTCGGGCACGGCTTTCACCGCGCCACGCCACGCCAACCGGCGCAGCTGGCTGTATCGCATTCGTCCCGCGGCGCTGCACCGGCCGTTTGAAGTGCTGGATGGCGGCGCGTTCCACGATCGTTTCGACGAAGTGCCGCCCTCGCCGAACCAGCTGCGCTGGGACCCCCAGCCCATTCCCACCACGCCAACCGATTTCATCCAGGGCCTGTCGAGCATCGCCGGCAATGGCGGCGCGGCCGCGCAGCAGGGCATCGGCATCCATCGTTACGCCGCCAATCGTTCGATGGTGGACCGTTACTTCTACAGTGCCGACGGTGAGCTGTTGTTCGTGCCGCAGCTGGGTTCCCTGCGCCTGGCCACGGAGCTGGGCGTGCTGGACGTCCAGCCGCAGGAGATCGCGGTGATTCCGCGGGGTATCCGCTTCCGCGTGGAACTGCTGGACGATGCCGCCCGCGGTTATCTGTGCGAAAACTTCGGCGCTGCGCTGCGCCTGCCGGACCTGGGGCCGATCGGATCCAATGGCCTGGCCAATCCGCGCGATTTCCTCACGCCGGTTGCCGCCTTTGAAGACCGCGAAGGCGATTTCGAACTGATCGCGAAGTTCCAAGGGGGGCTGTGGCGGGCCGCCATCGGACATTCGCCGCTCGACGTCGTGGCGTGGCACGGCAACCATGCGCCGTACAAGTACGACCTGCGCCTGTTCAACACGATCGGGTCGATCAGCTACGACCATCCCGATCCGTCGATCTTCACGGTGCTCACCTCGCCGTCGGATACGCCAGGTACGGCAAATCTGGATTTCGTGATTTTTCCCCCACGCTGGCTGGTGGCCGAAGACACCTTCCGTCCGCCGTGGTTCCATCGCAACATCGCCAGCGAGTTCATGGGCCTGGTGCATGGCGCCTACGATGCCAAGGCCGGCGGCTTCGTGCCGGGCGGGGCGAGCCTGCACAACTGCATGAGCGGGCATGGCCCCGATGCGGCGAGCTTCGACAAGGCCACACACGCGGACGTCACGCAGCCGGATCACATCGTTGATACCATGGCCTTCATGTTCGAAACGCGTGCGGTGATCCGACCGACGCGGCAGGCGCTGATGTCGCCGCAGTTGCAGCGTGACTACGCCGACTGCTGGCAGGGCCTGAAAAAGCACTTCAATCCGGGCGCGCGTTAA
- a CDS encoding ABC transporter permease, with protein MSRGVSGLAAILTEPFSAFGRHRSLTLELAKRDVLGRYRGASFGLLWSVLSPFLMLMVYTLAFGSIFNSRWPQQAEGSVDYTLILFVGLIVHGFFAECLSRAPNLVVGNPSYVKRVVFPLEILPWPMLLSAYFHALMNGLVFVALYLARFGPPPWTVVLAPLVLLPLALLGAGVGWLFASLAVYLRDISQVTGVLATALLFLSSALIPVETLPPEYQFVFRANPLTFIIDQMRAVALWGQLPDWWGLGVYAGASLVFCYVAYSWFRTTRPGFADVL; from the coding sequence GTGAGCCGCGGCGTTTCGGGCCTGGCGGCCATCCTGACCGAACCGTTTTCCGCGTTCGGCCGGCATCGCTCCCTGACCCTGGAACTGGCCAAGCGCGACGTGCTCGGCCGGTACCGGGGCGCGAGCTTCGGCCTGCTGTGGTCGGTGCTCAGCCCCTTCCTCATGCTGATGGTCTACACATTGGCGTTCGGGTCGATCTTCAACAGCCGCTGGCCACAGCAGGCGGAGGGTTCGGTCGACTACACGCTGATTCTCTTCGTCGGCCTGATCGTGCACGGCTTCTTCGCTGAATGCCTGTCGCGCGCGCCGAATCTGGTCGTCGGCAATCCCAGCTACGTCAAGCGCGTGGTATTTCCGCTGGAGATCCTGCCGTGGCCGATGCTGTTGTCGGCCTATTTTCATGCGCTGATGAACGGGCTGGTATTCGTGGCCCTGTATCTGGCGCGATTCGGCCCGCCGCCCTGGACGGTGGTGCTGGCGCCGCTGGTGTTGTTGCCGCTGGCGTTGCTGGGGGCGGGCGTGGGCTGGCTGTTTGCGTCGCTGGCGGTGTATCTGCGCGATATCTCGCAGGTGACGGGTGTGCTGGCCACCGCCCTGCTGTTCCTGTCGTCGGCGCTGATACCCGTGGAAACCCTGCCGCCGGAGTACCAGTTCGTATTCCGCGCCAATCCACTGACTTTCATCATCGACCAGATGCGCGCCGTTGCACTGTGGGGGCAACTGCCGGACTGGTGGGGCCTGGGCGTCTACGCCGGCGCCAGCCTGGTGTTCTGCTACGTCGCGTATAGCTGGTTCCGGACGACGCGCCCGGGGTTTGCCGATGTCCTCTGA
- a CDS encoding YdcH family protein, translating to MFENHQKSEIDALLKTNTEFRSLYQRHQELDSKLRDADLGVLPMDDTTLHSLKKEKLRAKDRLVLMWERRNAAH from the coding sequence ATGTTCGAGAATCACCAGAAATCCGAGATCGACGCACTGCTGAAGACGAATACCGAATTCCGCAGCTTGTACCAGCGCCACCAGGAACTGGACAGCAAGCTGAGGGACGCCGATCTCGGGGTTTTGCCGATGGACGACACCACGCTTCATTCGCTCAAGAAAGAAAAGCTCCGCGCCAAGGATCGCCTGGTCCTCATGTGGGAACGCAGGAACGCCGCGCACTGA